The following proteins come from a genomic window of Triticum aestivum cultivar Chinese Spring chromosome 6A, IWGSC CS RefSeq v2.1, whole genome shotgun sequence:
- the LOC123130329 gene encoding uncharacterized protein has product MSSVGSGASSAAATGRTRKDPAWEHALPIIDEFRTKNRVGCRYCLHFFNGGITRFKKHLAGIKKDSVCCRQVPDHVKEQMLTLIAENEKKRDKSLKNMLELQEEVREMYGQSGNEDSDCAIVDYLATTASGSSQVPKKPQTKGPMDKYRARPGLGKQTTVNAHYKVKEAKITYDYICDFFIEGALAHNIASLTSFARMVEAMVVLLVIRRWSNGSWTTNV; this is encoded by the coding sequence ATGTCATCAGTAGGATCAGGGGCTTCTTCTGCTGCCGCAACCGGAAGAACACGAAAAGATCCAGCCTGGGAGCATGCTTTACCAATTATTGATGAATTCAGAACCAAGAACAGAGTTGGATGCAGATACTGCTTGCACTTTTTTAATGGTGGCATTACCAGATTTAAGAAGCACTTGGCTGGAATAAAAAAAGATTCTGTATGTTGCCGACAGGTTCCTGATCATGTTAAAGAGCAGATGCTTACATTGATAGCTGAGAATGAGAAAAAGAGGGATAAATCACTGAAGAACATGTTGGAGTTGCAAGAGGAGGTCAGAGAGATGTATGGTCAGAGTGGGAATGAGGATTCAGATTGCGCAATCGTTGATTATCTTGCTACTACAGCAAGTGGAAGCTCTCAAGTTCCTAAGAAGCCTCAGACCAAGGGTCCAATGGATAAGTATCGAGCACGGCCAGGATTGGGAAAGCAAACTACAGTGAATGCACATTACAAGGTCAAAGAAGCAAAGATAACTTATGATTATATCTGTGACTTCTTTATTGAGGGTGCCCTTGCTCATAATATTGCTAGTCTTACATCATTTGCTCGAATGGTAGAAGCAATGGTTGTACTTTTGGTTATTAGGCGATGGTCTAATGGATCATGGACTACGAATGTTTAA